The DNA window ATGAGTTGGGTTTGGGGGCCGGTCTTGAACTTCATGTTCAGCGGATTCCACCCGCGGCTTGTTCCTATCATTCCGGGAGTGAACTTGTCGAGTGCACGAGGGTCGTAGGCATCGACAACCTCTAGGCGCGGCCCACTGTCGCTTGTGATGTCCTGTGTTTTCATAAAGGCATCCAGTTCGTAGGCCTGATTGGCCGACACCCTTACAAACTGGAAAACCTGATGATAGTCCAGGTTTTGTTTGCCGGTGAATTGCACGGAAAGGGAGTGTCCGGGCGAATGAAAGATCGCCGTGTCAGGCGCGGCGTAGACTCCCGGAACATCCTGAATTCTCCAGCCGAAGCCCATGTTCAGCAGAGGATCTTCAAAATTTCCGTTGGCGATCAGGTTCTGGTTGGGCCCGTCCGGCGAAGTCTGGACCAGTCCCTTCCCCTGAAGGGTGGTCCATACCTGGTAGGCTGCGTCCACCCGGCCGGTTTTGATCAGCATGTCGATATAACCCGATGCCTCTTGCGGTTTAAAGGTTTCAGGGGTCGCCGCAATTCGCTTCCACACTCCCTCGGCCTCGGGGAAATGTCGCTCGGCGACCAGATAGTTCAGGTAACTGAATTCCGCCGGTAGTTCATTTGGGATGAGTTCATGGAGTATCTGT is part of the Acidobacteriota bacterium genome and encodes:
- a CDS encoding tetratricopeptide repeat protein, with product MRIHVESRPAQNILMISLITGFVLATTWIVKTYFAYRAGHILTIESLQRATRLNPWDSTYHVQLGRLYQYSVDNPKPAEAIQQFQEAVKANPYDPNAWINLAAAREFQGDVSSAEEDLWRASALAPNLPQFQWTIGNYFLLQGNTQEAFQHLKVVLAGSRQYDHAVFNVAWKASGDAEQILHELIPNELPAEFSYLNYLVAERHFPEAEGVWKRIAATPETFKPQEASGYIDMLIKTGRVDAAYQVWTTLQGKGLVQTSPDGPNQNLIANGNFEDPLLNMGFGWRIQDVPGVYAAPDTAIFHSPGHSLSVQFTGKQNLDYHQVFQFVRVSANQAYELDAFMKTQDITSDSGPRLEVVDAYDPRALDKFTPGMIGTSRGWNPLNMKFKTGPQTQLILILLVRAPSKADDDTAITGRVWLDDVKITSATE